The genomic segment ACCAACCCTTGTGACTCCGATGCCAGCACCAACCCCTGTCTCTCCAACGCCAATCCCGGTGGCCCCAACACCGACCCTCGTGATGCCGCCAGCACCCACCCCTGTGACTTCGACGCCACCCCCAGCCCTGGCCCCAGCGCTGGCTACATCGACCGGCAAGTGCCCCGTGGACACACTGAAGCTACTTGCGTGCGTGGACGTGCTCAATGGGCTGTTGCACGCGGTGATCGGCAGTAGCGCCAGGAATACATGCTGCCCGCTGCTGTCCGGCGTTGCCG from the Triticum dicoccoides isolate Atlit2015 ecotype Zavitan unplaced genomic scaffold, WEW_v2.0 scaffold121269, whole genome shotgun sequence genome contains:
- the LOC119343275 gene encoding 36.4 kDa proline-rich protein-like, whose protein sequence is MPPTPTSVTAMPAPTPVSPTPTPVAPTPTPMIPPSPTLVTPMPAPTPVSPTPIPVAPTPTLVMPPAPTPVTSTPPPALAPALATSTGKCPVDTLKLLACVDVLNGLLHAVIGSSARNTCCPLLSGVADLDAALCLCTTIKVKALNINLMLPIAIEVLVNQCGKRVPKDFRCPN